Proteins from one Ipomoea triloba cultivar NCNSP0323 chromosome 1, ASM357664v1 genomic window:
- the LOC116032450 gene encoding cysteine-rich receptor-like protein kinase 10: protein MARAVFPSCNVMFVSFNNYCSAASGKSCLLVPPSPAPSSPPNNPHSPPPPPPGPLSPPNNPPSPPPPPPSAPSPSSPLINPPSPPTIRPPPPNTTSVDAGSGNSSSKLIIATVIPAIGIILLFISIFCFLRVRNVKKRSTIVQTTDVTTVSVEESTQYDFATIKAITNDFSTENKIGEGGYGSVYQGMLPTGQEVAVKRLSRSSGQGAQEFKNEVEVVAKLQHRNLVSGYMPTDYAMHGEFSVKSDAWEQWRDSWPLKILDLALGESYAINEVVQCVHIGLLCVQEDADERPTMTDVMLILNSNSTNNWLTPHQPAFYRSSGNEKMLRQIKLDQSMSVNEVSISELYPR from the exons ATGGCTAGAGCTGTGTTCCCAAGCTGCAACGTTATGTTCGTCTCTTTCAACAATTACTGCTCAGCAGCATCGGGAAAGTCATGTCTTCTCGTTCCTCCTTCACCAGCACCGTCGTCTCCTCCTAACAATCCTCATTCAcctcctcctccaccaccaGGACCGTTGTCTCCTCCTAACAATCCTCCTTCACCACCTCCTCCTCCACCGTCAGCACCGTCACCGTCGTCTCCTCTTATCAATCCTCCTTCACCACCAACTATCCGTCCTCCTCCACCCAACACTACATCTG TTGATGCAGGGAGCGGAAATTCTTCTTCAAAACTGATTATCGCCACTGTAATACCGGCCATCGGAATTATACTACTCTTCATTTCAATCTTCTGTTTTCTGAGAGTTAGAAATGTAAAGAAACGAAGTACTATAGTACAGACCACAG ATGTGACTACGGTTTCAGTTGAGGAGTCAACGCAATATGATTTTGCTACTATTAAAGCTATCACAAACGATTTCTCTACTGAAAATAAAATCGGCGAAGGTGGATATGGTTCTGTATACCAG GGAATGCTTCCTACTGGACAAGAAGTAGCTGTAAAACGGCTTTCGAGAAGCTCTGGACAAGGAgctcaagaattcaagaatgAGGTTGAAGTAGTTGCCAAGCTCCAACATAGAAATTTAGTAAG TGGTTATATGCCTACTGACTATGCAATGCACGGAGAATTTTCTGTAAAGTCTGAT GCTTGGGAACAGTGGAGGGATAGTTGGCCTCTGAAAATACTAGATCTAGCTCTCGGAGAGTCTTATGCAATAAATGAAGTAGTTCAATGTGTGCACATTGGTTTGTTATGTGTTCAAGAAGATGCCGATGAAAGACCTACAATGACAGATGTGATGTTAATACTCAATAGTAATTCTACGAACAACTGGTTAACACCCCATCAACCTGCATTTTATCGTAGTAGTGGAAATGAAAAGATGCTGAGACAGATAAAATTGGATCAATCTATGAGCGTAAATGAAGTATCAATTTCTGAACTCTATCCAAGATAA
- the LOC116032491 gene encoding uncharacterized protein LOC116032491, which produces MVLEFCDYEKTAMIWFDKCMLRYSEKSVVGIMDQSTSYTMKNEDNDTNPNAFMKFVGNMFDEIATQASADGSGGKKFAVLETSFSALEKVYALGQCTPDLSKVDCRKCLENVVALLPRCCFGAVGARALFPSCNVRYELYPFYNLSAVAAPPAPPPVPPPPPATIFEIPTEESMQYEFSIIEAITNCFSPDNKIGEGGYGVVYKGRLPNGQEVAVKRLSKGSRQGAVEFKNEVALVAKLQHRNLVRLLGFCLHREEKILIYEFIPNKSLDYFLFDPEKKQLLNWSTRYKIIEGIARGLLYLHEESRLKIIHRDLKPSNVLLDKDMNSKISDFGLARIFMVDQTQGNTSRVIGTYGYMSPEYVVHGLYSVKSDVYSFGVLLLEIITGKKNSSFSCSTESSTGAQDLISYAWKHWREDTAVEMVDQSLGGLYSRNEVIQCIHVGLLCVQENVDERPTMANVVLMLHSHSATRRAPNPPTSFDGGNHEMTISAGQELAEQSTNKSPPLSVNEVSISELVTAENFLLAYACPNTSTYTPNSTYRANLDVLLSTLSLHGEEQNGWYQKRETAVYGLFMCRGDVSTDVCSECVSKATKIIRQKCPWEKTAIVWYDYCMLRYTDKNVFGIREEDIVVSYGLINTQKHAEPEMIGVSAEESSQYDFGTVQAITNYFSLKSKIGEGGYGLVYKGILPSGQEVAVKRLSRSSGQGAQEFKNEVEVVVKLQHKNLVRLLGFCSEGEEKILIYEFVPNKSLDYFLFDPDKQYLLDWSRRYKIIKGIARGLLYLHEDSRLKIIHRDLKANNILLDANMDPKIADFGMARIFKVDQTEGTTNRIVGHLLMNLVAKGRSDNFGMRYHCVNTTTYTPKSTYKANLDSLLSNLYSNATRNNGFYHTTIAAAGASNDTVHGLFLCRGDVSTDDCRSCIGEARIKILELCTNETTGIVWYDNCLLRYSENSMLGIIDVSTWFTAKSKDNDTRPNGYMQLVGNVLDQIISRASSGSDKKFAVFSDNFRVYGLGQCTPDLSNVDCQICFRNVIDMLPRCCFGAVGGIAVFPSCYVRYDRYPFYNLSAVAAPPPAPPPPPPTMIPNSAISKGNKRKVTIAASVVSITGILLFVLCLCFLKMKRAKKAATDMTDIPTKESAQYDFSTIQAITNCFSPDNKIGEGGYGVVYKGRLPNGQDVAVKRLSRGSTQGVEEFKNEVALVAKLQHRNLVRLLGYCLHREEKILIYEFVPNKSLDYLLFDSKKKQLLSWPTRYKIIEGIARGLLYLHQDSLLKIIHRDLKASNVLLDGNMNSKISDFGLARIMVDQTQGNTSRVIGTYGYMSPEYVLHGLFSVKSDVFSFGVLLLEIITGRKNSSFSMDSTGAHQDLLSYVWKHWVEDRALEMVDQSLGGLYSRNEVIQCIHVGLLCVQEEVDERPTMANVVLMLNSNSSKRRTPNPPAFFNGRNNTMISAGQEADQSRRKSLPLSVNEASISELYPR; this is translated from the exons ATGGTGTTGGAGTTTTGCGACTACGAAAAGACGGCTATGATTTGGTTCGATAAGTGCATGTTGCGTTACTCGGAGAAGTCCGTGGTGGGGATAATGGACCAATCCACCTCGTACACGATGAAGAACGAGGATAACGATACTAATCCGAATGCGTTCATGAAGTTTGTGGGGAACATGTTTGATGAGATAGCCACTCAAGCGTCGGCCGATGGTTCCGGGGGCAAGAAATTTGCGGTGTTGGAAACGAGTTTTAGCGCCTTAGAGAAGGTGTACGCTCTTGGACAGTGTACGCCGGACCTGTCTAAGGTTGATTGTCGGAAATGCCTCGAAAACGTTGTTGCATTGTTGCCTCGTTGCTGTTTTGGAGCCGTTGGTGCTAGAGCTCTTTTCCCAAGCTGTAACGTTAGGTATGAGCTCTACCCTTTCTATAATCTCTCCGCCGTGGCAGCGCCACCGGCACCGCCTCCTgtccctcctcctcctccggcAACTATATT TGAAATTCCAACAGAGGAGTCGATGCAATATGAATTCAGTATTATTGAAGCTATCACAAATTGCTTCTCTCCCGATAATAAGATCGGTGAAGGTGGATACGGTGTTGTTTACAAG GGAAGACTTCCCAATGGGCAAGAGGTAGCGGTGAAGAGGCTATCAAAGGGTTCAAGACAAGGAGCCGTAGAATTCAAGAATGAGGTTGCATTGGTTGCCAAACTTCAGCATAGAAATTTAGTAAGGCTGTTGGGGTTTTGCTTGCACAGAGAGGAAAAGATACTCATCTATGAATTTATTCCAAATAAAAGCCTGGACTACTTTTTATTTG aTCCAGAGAAGAAACAACTATTGAATTGGTCCACTCGTTACAAGATCATAGAGGGAATAGCCCGTGGACTCCTTTATCTTCATGAAGAATCACGTCTCAAAATCATACATCGTGATTTGAAACCAAGCAACGTACTTTTAGACAAAGATATGAACTCAAAAATATCCGACTTTGGCTTGGCAAGGATTTTTATGGTTGATCAGACTCAAGGAAATACAAGTAGAGTTATCGGAACATa TGGGTACATGTCCCCCGAATACGTTGTGCATGGCTTGTATTCTGTGAAGTCAGATGTTTACAGTTTCGGAGTTCTACTCTTGGAGATTATAACAGGAAAGAAAAATAGTTCTTTCTCCTGCTCCACGGAATCATCAACTGGAGCTCAAGATCTTATTAGCTAT GCTTGGAAACATTGGAGGGAGGACACAGCAGTAGAGATGGTAGATCAAAGCCTTGGAGGATTGTATTCGAGAAATGAAGTGATTCAGTGTATCCATGTTGGGTTGTTGTGTGTCCAAGAAAATGTGGATGAAAGGCCAACAATGGCGAATGTTGTGTTGATGCTGCATAGTCATTCTGCTACAAGGAGGGCACCTAATCCGCCGACATCTTTCGATGGTGGAAATCATGAGATGACGATTTCCGCAGGACAGGAATTAGCGGAGCAGTCAACCAACAAGTCACCTCCATTGTCGGTGAACGAAGTTTCCATCTCAGAGCT AGTCACCGCCGAAAATTTTCTTCTCGCATATGCCTGCCCAAATACTTCTACCTATACCCCGAACAGCACGTATCGAGCCAACCTTGATGTTCTTCTCTCTACACTTTCCTTGCATGGCGAAGAACAAAATGGGTGGTACCAGAAACGTGAAACTGCGGTGTACGGCTTGTTCATGTGCAGGGGAGATGTCTCGACCGACGTATGCAGTGAGTGTGTTAGTAAAGCTACCAAAATAATACGGCAGAAATGCCCCTGGGAGAAGACAGCTATAGTTTGGTACGACTATTGCATGTTGCGTTACACGGACAAGAACGTATTCGGGATAAGAGAGGAGGATATTGTCGTCTCTTATGGTTTGATAAATACACAGAAACATGCTGAACCAG AAATGATTGGAGTTTCAGCTGAGGAGTCTTCGCAATATGATTTTGGTACTGTTCAAGCTATTACAAATTATTTCTCTCTCAAAAGTAAAATTGGTGAAGGTGGATATGGTCTTGTATACAAG GGAATACTCCCAAGTGGACAAGAAGTAGCTGTAAAACGGCTTTCGAGAAGCTCAGGACAAGGAgctcaagaattcaagaatgAGGTTGAAGTAGTCGTCAAGCTCCAACATAAAAATTTAGTAAGGCTACTAGGATTTTGTTCcgaaggagaagaaaagatcCTCATCTATGAATTTGTGCCCAACAAAAGTCTTGACTACTTTTTATTTG ATCCTGATAAACAATATCTATTGGACTGGTCAAGGcgatacaaaattataaaaggAATAGCACGAGGTCTATTGTACCTTCATGAAGATTCTCGTCTTAAAATCATACATCGTGATCTCAAagcaaataatatattattggaTGCAAATATGGATCCAAAAATAGCTGATTTTGGCATGGCAagaatttttaaagttgatcaAACTGAAGGAACTACAAACAGAATTGTCGGACATT TGTTGATGAACCTCGTCGCTAAAGGTAGATCTGATAATTTTGGTATGCGATATCACTGCGTAAACACAACTACTTACACTCCTAAAAGCACCTATAAAGCCAACCTTGATTCCCTTCTCTCTAATCTTTATTCCAATGCCACCCGAAACAATGGTTTCTACCACACCACAATCGCCGCCGCCGGCGCTTCCAACGACACCGTGCACGGCTTGTTCCTGTGCCGGGGCGACGTCTCCACCGACGATTGCCGGAGCTGCATCGGAGAGGCCCGTATAAAGATATTGGAGCTTTGCACCAATGAAACGACGGGTATTGTTTGGTACGATAACTGCTTGTTGCGTTACTCGGAGAATTCCATGTTGGGGATAATAGATGTATCGACTTGGTTTACCGCGAAGAGCAAGGATAACGATACTCGACCAAATGGGTACATGCAGTTGGTGGGAAACGTGTTGGATCAGATAATCTCTCGAGCATCCAGTGGTTCCGACAAGAAATTCGCGGTGTTCTCGGATAATTTTAGGGTGTATGGTCTTGGACAGTGTACCCCTGACCTTTCTAACGTTGATTGTCAGATATGTTTCAGGAATGTTATTGATATGCTGCCTCGTTGCTGTTTTGGAGCCGTAGGTGGTATAGCGGTTTTCCCAAGCTGTTACGTTAGGTATGACCGTTACCCTTTCTACAATCTCTCCGCCGTGGCAGCACCGCCACCGGCGCCGCCTCCACCACCACCGACTATGATTCCCAATTCCGCCATTAGCAAAG GGAATAAAAGAAAAGTGACTATTGCAGCCTCTGTTGTGTCAATCACTGGGATATTACTCTTCGTTTTATGCTTgtgtttcttgaaaatgaaaagAGCAAAGAAGGCAGCTACTG ACATGACTGACATTCCAACCAAGGAGTCAGCACAATATGATTTTAGTACAATTCAAGCTATCACAAATTGCTTCTCTCCTGATAACAAGATTGGTGAAGGTGGATATGGTGTTGTTTACAAG GGAAGGCTTCCCAATGGGCAAGATGTAGCGGTGAAGAGGCTGTCAAGGGGTTCAACACAAGGAGTTGAAGAATTCAAGAATGAGGTTGCATTGGTTGCCAAACTTCAACATAGAAATTTAGTAAGGCTATTGGGATATTGCTTGCATCGAGAAGAGAAGATACTTATTTATGAATTTGTTCCCAACAAAAGTCTTGATTACCTTTTATTTG atTCAAAAAAGAAACAACTATTGAGTTGGCCCACTCGTTACAAGATTATAGAAGGAATAGCCCGTGGACTCCTTTATCTTCATCAAGATTCACTTCTCAAAATCATACATCGTGATCTGAAAGCAAGCAATGTACTACTAGATGGAAATATGAACTCAAAAATATCAGACTTTGGACTTGCAAGGATTATGGTGGATCAAACCCAAGGAAATACAAGTAGAGTTATTGGAACATA TGGATACATGTCTCCCGAGTATGTTTTGCATGGCTTGTTTTCTGTGAAGTCCGATGTTTTCAGCTTTGGAGTTCTACTTTTGGAGATTATAACCGGAAGGAAAAACAGTTCTTTCTCCATGGATTCAACTGGAGCTCATCAAGATCTTCTTAGCTAT GTTTGGAAACATTGGGTGGAGGACAGAGCATTAGAGATGGTGGATCAAAGTCTCGGAGGATTGTATTCGAGGAATGAAGTGATCCAATGTATCCATGTTGGGTTGTTGTGTGTCCAAGAAGAGGTGGATGAAAGGCCAACAATGGCGAATGTTGTGTTGATGCTCAATAGTAATTCCTCAAAAAGGAGGACACCTAATCCACCTGCATTTTTCAACGGTAGAAATAATACGATGATTTCTGCAGGACAAGAGGCGGATCAGTCCAGAAGAAAGTCACTCCCATTGTCTGTGAATGAAGCTTCCATTTCAGAGCTGTATCCAAGATAA
- the LOC116032578 gene encoding cysteine-rich receptor-like protein kinase 25, with the protein MIMIWSFVLMSFITITKGSSNLDLRHRCPDRAYYTPNSPYKANLDVLLSNLYSNATLHNGFYYTTVGSNDTVYGSFLCRGDVSPDVCRNCIGDARKEILEICPNGTTAMIWYDNCMLRYSETSMLGKFDQTTWFTMNNKDNDTQPNAYMRLVGKMLDQITARASTGFDKKFAVLEADFSVFERVYALGQCTPDLSSVDCQICFRSAIALLPRCCNGAVGARAVYPNCYVRYELYPFYNLSAVATPAPPPIHPPPPTMLPNSASSKGKLDLESVQYEFSTIEAITNCFSLDNKIGEGGYGAVYKGRLPNGQDVAVKRLSRTSTQGVAEFKNEVALVAKLLHRNLVRVLGFCLHGEEKILIYEFVPNKSLDYFLFDPVKKQQLNWPTRYKIIEGIARGLLYLHEDSHLKIIHRDLKASNVLLDEDMNSKISDFGLAKIFMIDQTQENTSRVVGTYGYMAPEYVMRGLFSGKSDVFSFGVLLLEIITGMKNSSFPSIMESTGPQDLPSYAWKHWREGRPLDMVDQSLGGLYSRNEVIQCIHVGLLCVQEEVDDRPTMANVVLMLNSYSATRRTPNPPAFFTGLSQILAGQEADQSRNKPQPLSVNQVSTSELLIDITKGIPYLSLRINCPKRISSYYYTPNSTYKANLDLLLSNLYSNATRDNGFYHTTVGDGTSNDTVHGFFLCRGDVSAYVCRNCIGDARKEILELCGGVTPAIIWFDECMLRYSQKSMFGILDTSTYFITSNKGNNDTQPNGFIQLVGNMLNQLIPPALSSGSDKKFAVLEANFSAFETVYALGQCTPDLSNDDCQICLTNAISLLSSNCFGALGARAVFPSCNVRYEIVPFYNLSAFGRPAPTILPNSSTTKGNKGKSSAKVIIIAASVVSVTGILLFVLCFYFLKMRRAKKSRSNVKEKTSGMTEIPTEQSTQYDFSTIQAVTNYFSPDNKIGEGGYGAVYKGRLPNGQDVAVKRLSKNSTQGTEEFKNEVALVAKLQHRNLVKLLGFCLERQEKILIYEFVPNKSLDYFLFDPEKKHLLNWFIRYKIIGGIARGILYLHEDSHLKIIHRDLKASNVLLDGDMNSKISDFGLARIFMFDQTHGNTSRVIGTYGYMSPEYVLHGLFSVKSDVFSFGVLLLEIITGKKNSSLSMHSTGAQDLLSYAWKHWREGKALEMVDQSLGGLYSRNEVIQCIHVGLLCVQEEVEDRPTMANVVLMLNSHSATRNTPNPPAFFTGFSQMISGGEEADQSRSKPQPLSENEVSSSELYPR; encoded by the exons ATGATCATGATTTGGTCTTTCGTGTTGATGAGCTTCATCACCATCACCAAAGGCAGCTCTAATCTTGATCTAAGGCATCGCTGCCCAGATCGAGCTTATTACACTCCTAACAGCCCCTACAAAGCCAACCTCGATGTTCTCCTCTCTAATCTTTATTCCAATGCCACCCTACACAACGGTTTCTACTACACCACCGTCGGTTCCAACGACACCGTGTACGGCTCGTTCTTGTGCCGCGGCGACGTCTCCCCGGACGTTTGCCGCAACTGCATTGGAGATGCCCGGAAAGAGATACTAGAGATTTGCCCCAATGGAACCACGGCTATGATTTGGTACGATAACTGCATGTTGCGTTACTCGGAGACGTCCATGTTGGGAAAATTCGACCAAACGACATGGTTCACCATGAATAACAAGGATAACGATACTCAACCGAATGCGTATATGAGGTTAGTGGGGAAAATGTTGGATCAGATAACCGCTCGAGCTTCGACTGGTTTCGACAAGAAATTTGCTGTGTTAGAAGCTGATTTTAGTGTGTTTGAGAGGGTGTACGCTCTTGGACAGTGTACCCCGGACCTTTCTAGCGTTGACTGTCAAATATGTTTCAGAAGTGCTATTGCATTGCTGCCTCGTTGCTGTAATGGCGCCGTGGGTGCTAGAGCTGTGTACCCAAACTGTTACGTTAGGTACGAGCTCTACCCTTTCTATAATCTCTCCGCCGTGGCCACACCGGCGCCGCCTCCTATCCATCCTCCTCCGCCAACTATGCTTCCCAATTCCGCTAGCAGCAAAGGTAAACTTGATCTG GAGTCGGTACAATATGAATTCAGTACTATTGAAGCTATCACAAATTGTTTCTCCCTCGATAATAAGATTGGTGAAGGTGGATACGGTGCTGTTTACAAA GGAAGGCTTCCCAATGGACAAGATGTAGCGGTGAAGAGGCTATCAAGGACTTCAACACAAGGAGTTGCAGAATTCAAGAATGAGGTTGCATTGGTTGCAAAGCTTCTACATAGAAATTTAGTAAGGGTGCTGGGATTTTGCTTGCACGGAGAAGAAAAGATACTTATCTATGAATTTGTTCCCAACAAAAGTCTTGACTACTTTTTATTTG ATCCAGTGAAGAAGCAACAATTGAATTGGCCCACTCGTTATAAGATCATAGAAGGAATAGCTCGTGGACTCCTTTATCTTCATGAGGATTCACATCTCAAAATCATACACCGCGATTTGAAAGCAAGCAACGTGTTATTAGACGAAGATATGAACTCCAAAATATCTGACTTTGGCCTAGCAAAGATTTTTATGATTGATCAAACTCAAGAAAATACAAGTAGAGTTGTCGGAACATA TGGGTACATGGCTCCCGAATATGTTATGCGTGGCTTGTTCTCTGGGAAGTCGGATGTTTTCAGTTTCGGAGTTCTACTTCTAGAGATTATAACGGGAATGAAAAACAGTTCTTTCCCCAGCATCATGGAATCAACTGGACCTCAAGATCTTCCTAGCTAT GCTTGGAAGCATTGGAGGGAGGGCAGACCCTTAGACATGGTGGATCAAAGTCTTGGAGGTTTGTATTCGAGAAATGAAGTGATCCAATGTATCCATGTTGGGTTGTTGTGTGTCCAAGAAGAGGTGGATGATAGGCCAACAATGGCGAATGTTGTGTTGATGCTGAATAGTTATTCTGCTACAAGGAGGACACCTAATCCACCTGCATTTTTCACCGGTTTAAGTCAGATTTTGGCAGGACAAGAGGCGGATCAATCCAGAAACAAGCCACAACCATTGTCAGTGAATCAAGTTTCCACTTCAGAGCT CCTCATTGACATCACCAAAGGTATCCCTTATCTTAGTCTAAGAATTAATTGCCCAAAAAGAATTTCTTCTTATTACTACACTCCTAACAGCACCTATAAAGCCAACCTTGACCTTCTCCTCTCTAATCTTTATTCCAATGCCACCCGAGACAATGGCTTCTACCACACCACAGTCGGCGACGGGACTTCCAACGACACCGTGCACGGCTTTTTCTTGTGCCGGGGAGACGTCTCCGCCTACGTTTGCCGCAACTGCATTGGAGATGCCCGTAAGGAGATATTGGAGCTTTGCGGCGGTGTAACGCCGGCGATTATTTGGTTCGATGAGTGCATGTTGCGTTACTCGCAGAAGTCCATGTTTGGGATATTAGACACATCAACCTACTTCATAACTTCAAACAAGGGTAACAACGATACACAACCAAATGGGTTCATACAGTTGGTGGGAAACATGTTGAATCAGTTAATCCCTCCAGCGTTATCCAGTGGCTCCGACAAGAAATTTGCAGTGTTAGAAGCTAATTTTAGCGCGTTTGAGACGGTGTACGCTCTTGGACAGTGTACTCCCGACCTTTCTAACGATGACTGTCAGATATGCCTCACAAATGCTATTTCACTGTTGTCTAGTAACTGTTTTGGAGCCTTAGGTGCTAGAGCTGTGTTCCCAAGTTGTAACGTTAGGTATGAGATCGTCCCTTTCTACAATCTCTCCGCCTTCGGAAGACCAGCACCCACTATACTTCCCAATTCCTCTACCACCAAAG GGAATAAAGGAAAATCATCTGCAAAAGTGATTATTATTGCAGCCTCTGTAGTGTCAGTCACTGGGATACTACTCTTCGTTTTATGCTTCTATTTCTTGAAAATGAGAAGAGCAAAGAAGTCCCGTTCTAATGTGAAGGAGAAAACTAGTG GTATGACTGAGATTCCAACTGAGCAGTCGACACAATATGATTTTAGTACCATTCAAGCAGTCACAAATTACTTCTCCCCTGATAATAAAATTGGTGAAGGTGGATATGGTGCTGTTTACAAG GGAAGGCTTCCAAACGGGCAAGATGTGGCAGTGAAGAGGTTGTCAAAAAATTCAACACAAGGAACTGAAGAATTCAAGAATGAGGTTGCATTGGTCGCCAAACTTCAACATAGAAATTTAGTAAAGTTGCTAGGGTTTTGTTTGGAGAGACAAGAGAAGATACTCATCTATGAATTTGTTCCCAACAAGAGTCTTGATTACTTTTTATTTG ATCCAGAGAAAAAACATCTATTGAATTGGTTCATTCGTTATAAGATCATAGGAGGCATAGCCCGTGGAATCCTTTATCTTCATGAAGATTCACATCTCAAAATCATACATCGTGATTTGAAAGCAAGTAACGTGCTATTAGATGGAGATATGAATTCAAAAATATCTGACTTTGGCCTAGCAAGAATTTTTATGTTTGATCAAACTCATGGGAATACAAGTAGAGTTATCGGAACATA TGGTTACATGTCTCCGGAATATGTTTTGCATGGCTTGTTTTCGGTGAAGTCGGATGTTTTCAGCTTCGGTGTCCTACTCTTGGAAATTATAACCGGAAAGAAAAACAGTTCTTTGTCCATGCACTCAACTGGAGCGCAAGATCTTCTTAGCTAT GCTTGGAAACATTGGAGGGAGGGCAAAGCATTAGAGATGGTGGATCAAAGTCTTGGAGGATTGTATTCGAGAAATGAAGTGATCCAATGTATCCATGTTGGGTTGTTGTGTGTCCAAGAAGAGGTGGAAGATAGGCCAACAATGGCGAATGTTGTGCTGATGCTCAATAGTCATTCTGCTACAAGGAATACACCTAATCCACCTGCATTTTTCACCGGTTTCAGTCAGATGATTTCGGGAGGAGAAGAGGCGGACCAATCCAGAAGCAAGCCACAACCATTGTCCGAGAATGAAGTTTCCTCATCGGAGTTGTATCCTAGATAA